The genomic segment CTAATTGGTATTTTTATCCTAACTAGACTACTGTAACATACTACTACCTGCTCTCGCTTTCCCAAATCCCTTCTAGATTACTATAACCTGCTACTAACTGGCTTTGCTATCCCAATTAGAGTATTGTAACCTGCCACTAACTGCTCTTGCTATCCCACCTAGACTACTGAAATGGGTCACTAACTGGTCCAACTAGACTACTGTTACATGCTACTAATTGGTCTCGCTATCCTGACTAGACTACGGTAACGcgctactaactggcctccctaactcccatctctccccactacagtctgtattaaattcTGCTGTCAAAATTTTCCTTCTGTCCTCCGAGAGACAACAGGTTTGTAAGCTCGATTGTAacctagattgtaaactctgtggtttattttttttgtattttttttatttatttgtattttatttttgtattggcCCCTGACTGTTCTGTTAATGTATTGTTCAAACAGGGGGTCAGTGAGTGCTctgtgctgattggctgctgcggGTTACTGGGCCTGGCAAAATGCTCTATGTTTATATACAGTCCCCAATCCCATTTTATAAATTGAATTACAGACCAGAGTCCTATTGACTGATCCAATCATAAATGACATATTAAAAAGAGATTGCAGACTTGCCACTAGGTGTAACTTTCTGCTTGCtgggaaatattttatttctactttataaGTCTGTAGTGGACCTCCTTGTATAAATAATGATCTCATGATTATATTGTACAGGCAACAGATATTCCATTTCTTCCACTAATTTATCTGCTCTCTCACATGTACAACAGAGTCAAGGTCGCAGTGaatttttcgaattcaaaaaaaaaatcgaatttcaaccagggaatagtccaaattcgattcgaatttgaaaaaaaattgaaaattcgaatatcgaaatgtatctttgtctctttaaaaattcaactccgaccattcgccatctaaaacctgccgaattgctgttttagcctatgagggacctcctagaatctatttggagtcagttggtaaaaaaatttgatcgaatgcgctatcacttcgattcatacgatgcAGTTGAAAAAATTGAATATGATCCATCAGGACCTTATGCTGAGGGATTGTCCCACCATTATGTCAGTGATATGATGATATGATGATGTTAAACAAATGCTAATAGCTGGAAATAAGTGTAGGACTACCAGTGCTAAATCTACTATAGATGAGAAATGTAACCAACCATGGGCAATATTTACACTAAAAATAACTTATTGTAATGGACCAGGTGCTTCTAGTGAGCTCTGCAGCAAGGTCAGCTTTGTGGATCTAGAAGGTACATGCGCATTTTAACTTAGAAGAATTATTAATGGACATTAATCCACCTGAATCATCCAGGACAATAACAGATAATTGTGTAGGTCAGAGAGACTCTTTGCTTTCTTGGCTTCTCAACCAGTATCTGGGAGGAAAGGCCAAAGCAACAATTGTAGCCATGATTGACCCACGTGCTGATAATTACCAGGAGACTCTCTCTACTTTGTCTTCTGCTCACAGGGCCAAGGTCATAGTTATTCACCCACTGAGGCCTGACAGTTCTGAGAACATGGTTACAGATCCACTACGGAATAAATTAGGGAACGAGAAAGAAAATTCAAGTTTAGCCAAAGACAAAAAGCACCAATTGTCAAACCAAATTCCTGAAACAAGGAATTCTGATGGTGATCCAACCTTCAACCAGTTATCAGCGGGTCAGAACATTGCAGGAACCACCACTACTGGAAACCCTCCAGATAACCACACTGCTCAGGGGTAAGACTAATTCTTATAATCATTTGAAACTTACACAGTCTGCTCAgtaatgcatttaaaggagaactgaaccctaaaaatgaatgtggctaaaaatgtcctattttctatagtgaatttattgtacgtggctaaagtttgagcttgtcaatagcagcaatgatccaggacttcaaacttgtcacagggggtcaccatcttggaaagtgtctgtgacactcacatgctcagtgggctctgattggctgttgagaagctaagcttagggctcgtcactaattatccagcagaaaatgagcttccctggctgtaatataagctgatgctacaggtttgctgattattcaattctgatgctaattgcactggtttctgtgctgccatgtagtaattatgtgtattaattactaatcagccttatattgggacatttctattctatgtgtactgtatattgtgagtggctccctaagctcagtaagtgacagcagcacagagcatgtgaatcagtgaatcagcagaaaagaagatggggagctactggggcatctttggagacacagatctttactgctaaagggctgtggttgccttgggctggtacagaagcacaaaacatcatgtactaCATTTCTACTTACttctttaggctttagttctcctttaaagggaaaagcttttgaaaaaaataatgtctTAATAGGGCAATGGatggcagctgcaggttgagggTTTAAAGATTGTTGGGAAGTAAGACTTGCTGATAGGTGGAGCAAGTCTAGGGTTGGACTTGGccggtgggccctgccagcccagacctgctccctgcacgaATCCTCTTCCTGCTGCCGACCTCCCTTCTCCAGGCCAGTCATGGCAAAAACACAACATGCGGGGTAAACGAGGGTTGTGACCCCCAAATCTGAACCTGAACAAGCCGTTTTGTTGCACTAGATTTATTAGGGTTGTAGTCATATCTCTAGTCTGGGCTCACTCAATTCttttcaggtcctgagcattcattGTCATTCAGTCATTGCAGGATAGTTAATGTTCCCCAACAGCTGCCCCTGTCAGCTCCATTATCAGGGTTAACTCTGTCCCTTCCCTGCATTTGCTCATATTTTTTAGAAGAAGGTTTTGGCATCTGCTCAGTAGCACAATTCTGTAGTGGAATTGTGTATCTGCCCACATATATTGTTACTGTGTATCACTTAGTATCCCCATCAAGCCCCTACACTGAACTTCTGTGGCCCCTAACCACAGCCAAACACCCATAGATTCAGGACTTTGCAGCTACCTTGGTACAGAATCTCTGTATTCATTTAATGATAACTAATAAAGGGAAAATTAGGATCCCCATCAGGCCCCTATACTGATATACCTATCCCTCAGCAATAACTGAATTCATAAATAAACAATGGAGAGAGTTGGTTTAATTCTTGACCCTTTTATTGACATTGAGCTTATGATATCAAGGCACATGTCCCACCCTATAACTTCATTTAAACAGATCATTATTACTGATTTTGATTGCTGGCGTGACATGTTGGGCCATGCCGCTCATGTTGGGCTGCTCATATTTTAAGAGGATGACAAACTGTGAAAAACCTTTGAAAACTGAGATGAAGCCACATGCTGATAATCACCTGGACACTCTCATTACTCAGGTCCAAGAGTAACCTAGAGCAGAGACCTGGCGATTCTGGACACATGGATACAGATGAGTCTCAAGAGGAATTAAATAAACAGGCAGCGAGATTACGTTTAGATGGAGACAAAACTGATGGATTATCAAATCAAAATCTCCAACCGGAGGTTGCTGAGAATGTAGAAGATGTTTGTTCAAGTCTCACCCCTCAAGCCCCTCAGGACAGAGCTGTAACTATCAGCAGATCAGACACCCCACACCAGGGAACCACTGGAAACCATATTACTACTGACAATGGGGTAAGATCCGTTCTTTCTCTTCCTATTAAGGTCTCTTTCATTCTGAATGTCAGACAAGTGTTGGGTTGCTATGGTCTGTGAGCttaaaattccaaattggagtGCAGTAGAAACAagttcaaaaacataaaaaacataaatctaaAGAGCAATTGGCAATAAGTTTTTTATTATCTTTACTGGTATTGCACTTGTCATTTACCTTTAAGTATCGCACTCACACTTTTATAATTGTACCTGGGTCAGTCTGTTACATGGTTCATGGTTCTTATAACTGTACATAATGTTTTCATGCCCCCCATGCCTTTAAGAGTCACATTGCTTACTTTCTTACTGCATAATGgtttccaggtctagtaacccatagcaaccaataatatatatagggatgcaccgaatccaggattcggttcgggattcggccaggatttggcctttttcagcaggattcggccaaatccttctgccaggccgaatcgaaccctcatttgcatatgcaaattaggggcggggagggaaatcacatgactttgtcagaaaacaaggaagtaaaaaatgttttctccttcccgcccctaatttgcatatgaaaattagggttcggattcggttcggtattcggcataatctttcacaaaggattcagggttcggccaaatccaaaatagttgattcggtgcatccctaaatatatattttttttaatgtgaccagtaaatgctacctgctgattgactGATATGGTTTAGTAGACTGGTAGCAAGGTTTGCACTTTATATGAAATTATAATCATAtgccaatatctggctgatcccattatacattttagagtataaaagtatacatgcCAATGTGGGAATTGAGTTAGAACCAGTCCACATGGTTCTTGGGCTTGTAGGTATAACATGTTTTGGCTCAGATTAACCTCCCTGGGTAATTCCTGTTGCTAATCCCACAGCCCTTGTCAACCCAATTGTCAGGATTAACCCCTCCCCTTTTCCTGTAGCTCCTCCCTATACATCAGTCCTTTGCAGCAGGAGACTCCGATATCTAACCAGTGGTGTAAATGTATATCACCGGGTTCTACACCTAAATTTGTGCATGCCCAATCTCATTTCCACAATCTGCTGGAAGAtactaatggggccccagcaGCATCTGAGTTTATAAATGGAAAGAAAACTAGCTGAGATATGAACTGAAGAACATTTTTATGTAAGGAAAATACtgtgtcactcagacataaaaagatgtataataaaagtctcttgcaaattaaacatgaaatccaaattcttttttttatgaaaacatccatacctgttataagcttgtttaaaagtctcagctgccaatcatatTTTGAccacccctcctctatgccttgggcaaagaggcagggcaggcaattactttcactttccattctgcacttactagatgtctAAGCATTCCcacattccctctctctctcctcaccgtctaattgtgtagccagtgcatgagcATGAGCATCAGGCCCCCCAATTCTGGcatataaacaagattttggcatgatacaAAGTTTGCCTTactaacagtgcccacaaaaatggctgctgcctgcttgctatgattgtgaattccaagacaaaaacaagatttaaatatttttttttaatgtaagtaaagtttatttactTAGTGGGAAATGGGAaagaaggcagcaggaagtgggaaAGTAGGCAGCAGGAaatgggaaaggaggcagcaggaattgggaaagaaggcagcaggaagtgggaaaggaggcagcaggaagtggaaagaaggcagcaggaaatgggaaaggaggcagcagaaattgggaaagaaggcagcaggaagtgggaaAGTAGGCAGCAGGAaatgggaaaggaggcagcaggaagtgggaaAGTAGGCAGCAGGAaatgggaaaggaggcagcaggaattgggaaagaaggcagcaggaagtgggaaaggaggcagcaggaagtggaaagaaggcagcaggaaatgggaaaggaggcagcagaaattgggaaagaaggcagcaggaagtgggaaAGTAGGCAGCAGGAaatgggaaaggaggcagcaggaagtgggaaAGTAGGCAGCAGGAaatgggaaaggaggcagcaggaattgggaaagaaggcagcaggaagtgggaaaggaggcagcaggaagtggaaagaaggcagcaggaaatgggaaaggaggcagcagaaattgggaaagaaggcagcaggaagtgggaaATGAGGCAGCAGGAAATGGGAaagaaggcagcaggaagtgggaaaggaggcagcaggaattgggaaagaaggcagcaggaagtgggaaaggaggcagcaggaagtgggaaAGAAgtcagcaggaagtggaacagatgggcaggacgaGTAGAGTTTTTGGaacatattcaataaatcaacctgaaacacaTATTTTAACCCCATTCCTTCTATTTCTTGAAGGGGAGAGTGAGATGGATAAAATGGTTTGATGTGCACCACATATAACCACTTAGCATAGCTTTACTAATTATTACCATAGAAGACAGCGCTGCACACAAGCTCTTGTATTAAACCTTGTTTTGTGTCCCTTTCTGTTCAGCGAGGCATCAAATGGCCagaacacaataaaaaatgtggCAGTATTCTACTGGGATGCACTCACTGATGTCCAGTTTTTGCAAGTCTGGCTGAGGAAGCTCCTTCCTATGGAAAGCATGTCGTACATTCCCCTTTGTGCTGCCTCTGAGGATGAATGGAAATGTGCAGCAAGTAAAGCCACTTGTATTGTATTCTATCACTCTATACAATCAGGAAAATCCCTAGATGAGACAACACCGTATCTGGATTTCTGTATGGAAACTCATGGTAAGAGTCAGTGTATGTATGTTATGCACATAATATGGCTACACATATAAATAGCCTTAAACAGGGGGAGTataacacagtacaggtatgggatccattatccagaagcctgttatccagaaagttctgaataacGGAAagcccatttcccatagactccattttatccaaataatccaaatttttaaaaatgatttccttttttttctataataataaaacagtagcttgaacttgatcccaactaagatataattaatccttattggaagcaaaaccagactattgagtttatttcatgtttacatgattttctagtagacttaaggtatgaagatccaaattacggaaagcattctggagaacaggccTCATACCTATACTTACAGCACAACACATTATAATTATGTCTATGGAAACAACTGTCATGCTTTTGCATTAATAATAACAGAAAGCAACAGAAGCAGACACTCAGGTGCATAGTTATCACAGCCTAAGGAAATAATTCACAAAAACCTAGAGCTGATGAGTGCCCCTAGATAACTGTTGATTTCTCATCTGGGCTACAACCTGCACATGAgaataaaggggtcatttatgacctgcAGGTATGTAGCTCATGGTGTGTAAATGTAAATGAAGCTTAGTGCCGGAGCTTGATGATTATGCCCATGCATGTAAAGTCACACACGTGCATACTGAGCAAACAAGGAGCCTCGTGGATGTGTATGATAAACATGGCCGCCCACATGAGGAACTCACTCCCGTTTTATTTTTTCACACTTTTATGAATGTGTCCATTTGTACAATATTTGctacaaataagaaaaatgtgaCCTTAAgtgaaaaaacatgatttttttttaaagaaaattacagAATTCATCGGTAGTGGAATTAACCGGATCTAACCTTCTGTATTTGTCTTTAGGTCCCTTCAAAATTATTGTGATGGTAACTGACCTGGAAGACAGTGATTCAGTAGCTGTGAGAAATAAATGGGATCTGAGCTGGTATAATTTATGTCATCTGCTGTTAGTGACAAAGGATGAAATGACCAAGTTCTACAGCACAAACAAGGGTAATGATATGAATTATTATCTGATTAAACCATATAACTCATATAAACAGAGAAATACATTATCAGCAATAAGCGGTAGGACTTGGAGAGACAGCTCATAGAGGAACCATCATGGTTAAAGGGGCAGTAGACCTGTAACGGCACAATGCCATGAGAGAACGTGGGCATAGGCCAGGGCTTACAGACACACAACTCCTTTAGGGAATGAGGCTCTTCCATTACAGGTGTTCCTCAGAGTCTAGATGGTAGCCAGCCGGCACTTAGTGGTTCTGCCTGAGAATGATGCCAGGGTTGGGCACTGCTATTACTGGTCACTGGAACATGTGGGTACAGCTGTGATGGCTTACAGTTGGCAGTCTCCATGATCTTCCATGTGTATAAAAAGACTAACCATTTGGAATTCTTTACAGCCAACTTTGTAAGCCAGGAAGGGAACAGCCCCTGTTGTAAATGCAGAACAGGGTTTAATTCTTTCCGCCAA from the Xenopus laevis strain J_2021 chromosome 9_10L, Xenopus_laevis_v10.1, whole genome shotgun sequence genome contains:
- the LOC121397887 gene encoding uncharacterized protein LOC121397887 isoform X1 produces the protein MDINPPESSRTITDNCVGQRDSLLSWLLNQYLGGKAKATIVAMIDPRADNYQETLSTLSSAHRAKVIVIHPLRPDSSENMVTDPLRNKLGNEKENSSLAKDKKHQLSNQIPETRNSDGDPTFNQLSAGQNIAGTTTTGNPPDNHTAQGEASNGQNTIKNVAVFYWDALTDVQFLQVWLRKLLPMESMSYIPLCAASEDEWKCAASKATCIVFYHSIQSGKSLDETTPYLDFCMETHGPFKIIVMVTDLEDSDSVAVRNKWDLSWYNLCHLLLVTKDEMTKFYSTNKGLRTGEREKMLEAELLTRPHRIGIFSRSAESDYQWLLSLLQSEFSDVVHEVRPCNISNIGAKVSQCTVAILYHSMNRGEVNNEELKYMSDILGKEYF
- the LOC121397887 gene encoding uncharacterized protein LOC121397887 isoform X2, which encodes MGEASNGQNTIKNVAVFYWDALTDVQFLQVWLRKLLPMESMSYIPLCAASEDEWKCAASKATCIVFYHSIQSGKSLDETTPYLDFCMETHGPFKIIVMVTDLEDSDSVAVRNKWDLSWYNLCHLLLVTKDEMTKFYSTNKGLRTGEREKMLEAELLTRPHRIGIFSRSAESDYQWLLSLLQSEFSDVVHEVRPCNISNIGAKVSQCTVAILYHSMNRGEVNNEELKYMSDILGKEYF